ATGCTGCTAGCAATCATCAAGTGCATAATGCGGAATTTTTCGCTAGTAAGGGGCTTGGGCTTGTGCTAGTGGAATCAAAAAATAATACTTCACAAAAAGATGCGCAAGAAAAAGCACGAAAGCAAGCTCAAAAACAAGCCCAAATAGAAGCGATGAAAGATAGGATTTTGGAGTATATCGCTAGCTTTGGTAGTAGTGAGGGCAAAAACGCACTAGAATCTATCTCAAAGTCGCTTATTTCCCTTGCTAAGCAAGATGGGGCGAAGCTCATTGTTGATGAGATTTTGGGCGAGCTAAATTAAGGATTTAATATTAGTTTATCTCTACGAATTACAATTTCACACATTTTAAGGTTTTGCAATACATTAAGTGATTATTGCTTGTTGCTTGCCGTTTTGGCATATTTTATATTGAAGTGAGTTTGCTATGAGCATCTATGATTCAAACACTTTAGACACAAAAACGAGAAATTTGGCAAATCCAAACGAAAATCTAGCAAGTCTAGTAGGGCTATCCATAGTCGTTCCTTGCTACAACGAGGAAGTATCTTTGCCACTTTTTATGGAGGAAATCACAAAGGTTATGAGCGGGGTTGTCCCACTGCTTTTGGACAATGTCGCGCTTATCGCACCTATGGAAATGCCTACAAAAAACGATTTTGCAAGAAGCGATTTTGCCAAAAATGGAAAAAATACTAGCGGATTTTTGCCCTATGAGATTATTTTTGTAAATGATGGCAGTAGGGATAAAACCTTGCAAGTCCTAGATAATATCGTAGCAAAAGAATCTAGCGATGAAGCCAAAGCGCGTAAAATCCATATTCACTCTTTTTCGCGCAATTTTGGCAAAGAAGCGGCGATTTTGGCAGGACTAGGCAAGGCGCAAGGGCAAGGAGTGGTGCTAATTGATGCGGATTTGCAAGACCCACCAAGACTTATAGGCGATATGGTGCGCATCTGGCTAGAATCTAAGCGAGAGACAAAAATCATCTACGCTCGCCGCACCACTCGCGCAGGGGAGTCCAAAATCCGCGCGTTTTTGAGCGAGATGTTTTATAAAGTCTCAAATTTCATAAGCGAAGTCAAAATCGAATCTGGTGTGCGGGATTTTCGGCTTATGGATAGGGAAGTCATCGCTTCTTTGCTACAAATGGGCGAATATCATCGGTTTTGTAAGGCTATGTTTGCTTGGGTGGGATACAAGAGAGAGTGCCTAGAATACGAGTATATCCCGCATATCAAAGAATCATCTAGTTGGAGTTTTTGGAAGCTGTTTAAATACGCCATAGAGGGAATCGTAAGCTTTAGCACGATGCCTTTGCGCATAGCATTTGTGCTTGGGTTTATCATTTCGGCATTTGCAGCGGTGTTTGGTGTGTATCGCATCATAGATACGATTATCTATGGCAATGCGGTGGCTGGCTACCCTAGCCTTATTGTCATCATCACTTTTATCGGGGGCATTCAGCTAATGATACTTGGCGTGATAGGGGAGTATATCGCTAGAATCTATGAGCAGGTAAAATCCCGCCCGCACTTTATCCTAGAGCATCGCAATGTCTATGAGGGAGTGGCATATAATCCTAGCACTCAACCTAGTGCTACTGCAAAATCTAAAGATTCTAGCAAAGACTTATCCCAAGACTTGTCCAAAAACCCTCCCAAAGTGTCTAAAACTCCCTCGCAAAATCTAGTGCAAAATCAAAAAGAGAAAACTTCGCTATTTTAGGTAGCCTCGCATAAAAAGCACGCAAAAGTAAGCGTGAAAATAAAGGAAAAAAGATGAATACAAATGCTTCTACTGCTTCTACTAGCCCTACTAGCCATTTGAATGATAAGCAAAATCCCAAAAAAGGGCTTTTATCAACGGCTTTTTTTAAAGTCCAAACGCTTCTCTCTCAAGTCTTTAGCGAGTTTCGCACCGCTAGTCTAGCACTTTTTCAGACGCAAGGGTTTTGGAAATATTTTTTAATCGCTTTTTCTGTGTATTTGCTTGGGATTTTGAGCCTTATTCGCGCTGATGTGTATTATATCGATGATTTGGGGAGGGCAGCGATTGGCTATAAGGAGTGGGATAATTTCTCGCGCTATATTAGCTGGTTTCTCTCTACGCCTATGCATATGAGCACTACGCTAAGTGATATTGCGCCCTTGACACAGCTTGTAGCGATTGCATTTCTTAGCTTTGCTTCTGTGATACTTGTGTGGAGTGTGCGCGAAATCATTTGGAAAAACGAGGATAGACTATGGGAATCTAGCGAGATTCCCTACAAAAAGCGACTAACCGTGCTTGGCATCATCGCTTCGATTCCTATCGGGCTATCGCCTTATTTTTTAGAAGAGCTATCTTTTCGCTTTGATTCGCCGTATATGGCTTTGTCTGTGCTTTTTAGCGTGATACCATTTGTATTTATCCACCATATCAAAGCCTATATTCCTGTGAGTTTTCTTTGCTCGCTTGGTATGTGTATGACTTATCAAGCAAGTAGTGGGATAGAGATTATTTTGGTGTCGTTTTTTGCGTTTCTTATGCTAAATCAAACCAACGCTGGAATCAAAAAGACGCTTGTTTTTGTATGTGTGTCTATGTGCTGCTACTTGCTTGCACTTGGGGTGTTTAAGCTATTTATTATGCATCCATTTGCGCACGACCAAGCAAGCACAGAGATATATCATCTAAGCGATTTAGCAAGTGGGGTGCTAAAAAATATCATCGTGTATGTGGGGTATTTGTGGAATGACTTTGGGTGGAGTGGGATAAAAATCTGCTTTTTTGGATTGCTAGGGTTTTTTGTGCTCTCTAGCATATATCAAGCGAGGGTAAATAAAGCCATTTCAGCCCTGCTAGCTCTTAGTGTGCTTGCTATTGGGATTGTGTTTTCTTATGGGACATACTTGGTGCTAGTAGAGCCGTTGACGCGTCCTAGAGCGTTTATCGG
This genomic stretch from Helicobacter macacae MIT 99-5501 harbors:
- a CDS encoding glucosyltransferase domain-containing protein — its product is MNTNASTASTSPTSHLNDKQNPKKGLLSTAFFKVQTLLSQVFSEFRTASLALFQTQGFWKYFLIAFSVYLLGILSLIRADVYYIDDLGRAAIGYKEWDNFSRYISWFLSTPMHMSTTLSDIAPLTQLVAIAFLSFASVILVWSVREIIWKNEDRLWESSEIPYKKRLTVLGIIASIPIGLSPYFLEELSFRFDSPYMALSVLFSVIPFVFIHHIKAYIPVSFLCSLGMCMTYQASSGIEIILVSFFAFLMLNQTNAGIKKTLVFVCVSMCCYLLALGVFKLFIMHPFAHDQASTEIYHLSDLASGVLKNIIVYVGYLWNDFGWSGIKICFFGLLGFFVLSSIYQARVNKAISALLALSVLAIGIVFSYGTYLVLVEPLTRPRAFIGIGVFSATISVYVVSAWRGWAHKREEVARANSGNLITRNVPQRVFFVFSAIVAGFFSWSLVVFANSYGNALAAQDKYLDFRFTLLLNDLVNSVPKKAADYQDYLYRIKGWVTAAPIVENSSKDNRIMKRLVDITDSKYWVRMAMKHYGWGDVPESQVFVTPDNEDHQKLAENPHCIPESAGRLLKRVSNIYHQIDVYPRCTIIEFKGKERYLHEYREELKMQEEQKLEEQRLEEEKAKKEQAQKNAKKQAKK
- a CDS encoding glycosyltransferase family 2 protein — protein: MSIYDSNTLDTKTRNLANPNENLASLVGLSIVVPCYNEEVSLPLFMEEITKVMSGVVPLLLDNVALIAPMEMPTKNDFARSDFAKNGKNTSGFLPYEIIFVNDGSRDKTLQVLDNIVAKESSDEAKARKIHIHSFSRNFGKEAAILAGLGKAQGQGVVLIDADLQDPPRLIGDMVRIWLESKRETKIIYARRTTRAGESKIRAFLSEMFYKVSNFISEVKIESGVRDFRLMDREVIASLLQMGEYHRFCKAMFAWVGYKRECLEYEYIPHIKESSSWSFWKLFKYAIEGIVSFSTMPLRIAFVLGFIISAFAAVFGVYRIIDTIIYGNAVAGYPSLIVIITFIGGIQLMILGVIGEYIARIYEQVKSRPHFILEHRNVYEGVAYNPSTQPSATAKSKDSSKDLSQDLSKNPPKVSKTPSQNLVQNQKEKTSLF